The stretch of DNA CGAGCCGATGACTGTTCACGATCAAACCCCTTTGGACGATTTGATCGATGTGTTTGATTCGTACAATTTTCTTGGCATTCCTGTTGTTGACGCTGATCAGAAACTCGTAGGTGTTGTGCTCAGGCAATCGGTTGACTATGCCGCTGGGCAAGCAGCCGAAAGCGACTATTTGAAGAGCCAGGGTATTGTCGGCGGTGAAGAACTACGAACCATGCCGCTGTGGTTGCGCTCGCGACGACGTTTGAGTTGGCTGAGTGTCAATATTTTGTTGAACGTGGGAGCAGCCAGTGTGGTGGCGTTCTTTCAGGACACGTTGCAGTCGGTGATTGCCTTGGCCGTGTTCTTGCCGATCATCAGCGACATGAGCGGGTGCAGCGGTAACCAAGCGGTCGCGGTCAGTATGCGAGAATTGTCACTGGGGTTATTGCGGCCGACGGAAGTCTTGCGAGTTTGGATCCAAGAACTCGGCGTCGGGTTGATCAATGGCGCCGTGCTGGGACTCTTGGTGGCGATCGCTGCTCTGCTTTACAACGGGAATGGCTACCTGGGATTGGTTGTTGGTACGGCGCTATTTGCCAATACGATCGTGGCGGTGTCGATCGGCGGCACGGTACCCCTTATCGTGAAACGATTCGGATTTGACCCGGCCATTGCCAGCGGCCCGCTGCTGACAACCATTACTGACATGTGTGGATTCTTTTTGGTGTTGGGAATCGCAAGCCAAATGATCGACAAGCTGACTCAATAACTACGCTCCTGGCGTGCAACGGAGTCGTGATTCAGACGTTCTGGTTTTGCTTGAGGCTTTCAAAGTGACCTTGTCGAAGTGAGTGTGTCGAAGTGAGCGGTGAATAATCTGTAGCTGACGCTTGAGTCAAAAGCTTCCTGAGTGCTTCGCTGTCTAGTATCGAGCGTGTAAGAGCTTGGTTGTCGGTTGCATGTCGCGACGTTTTGAGTTCTGTTGGACGGATCGTTTTGACCGCTTGATGTCCCTCGAGAATACACGATGAAGTTTTCTAATTGCGTTTTGATACTTGCGCTGATCCTGGTCTCGGCTAGCCTCCGAAGTGAAGTCACGGCTGATGACGTGGCCAAACGTCCCAACATTGTCTTTGTGCTTTGCGATGACCATCGTTTTGATTGTTTGGGGATTGCAGGGCATCCATTCTTGGAAACACCTCACTTGGATCAACTTGCACGTGACGGGGCGATCTGCAATCGCGCGTACGTGACAACTTCGTTATGCTCACCCAGTCGCGCGTCCATTTTGACGGGCCAGTATGCTCACAACCATCGTGTGATCGACAACTATCATCCCGTCGATCCTGATTTGGTTTTCTTTCCTCAGCATCTGCAAGCAGCGGGCTACGAAACGGCCTTCATCGGCAAGTGGCACAAAGGCGGCGAAATTGATGACCCTCAGCGAGGGTTTGACCATTGGATCGCATTCAAAGGACAAGGCACTTACTTTCCCGATGGCCGTGGCACGACTCGGGAAGTTCCGCAAACGACTTATGACGGTCTCAACATCAACGGGAAGCGGGTGCCACAAAAAGGCTACATCACCGATGAACTAACGGACTATGCCATTGAATGGTTGGCAGACCGAAGCGACGAGAAACCG from Rubripirellula amarantea encodes:
- the mgtE gene encoding magnesium transporter, which codes for MTEPAVESDTRPWEELLKLARQGDESELSDYLASLPPTDQAFAFAHLDDEDAELIVNTLSVSHAAELLSRLSEAQAAGLVGTLSPQLAAAIVHELPSDEQADVLGELADDQVGAILDQLPEDEATDLREFIAYNDEVAGGLMNRELIRIPLNETIGGVIRIIESALERLTEGDVRYGYVVDDSDRLVGVLPMQNLLFSKRSTAVGDVMIREPMTVHDQTPLDDLIDVFDSYNFLGIPVVDADQKLVGVVLRQSVDYAAGQAAESDYLKSQGIVGGEELRTMPLWLRSRRRLSWLSVNILLNVGAASVVAFFQDTLQSVIALAVFLPIISDMSGCSGNQAVAVSMRELSLGLLRPTEVLRVWIQELGVGLINGAVLGLLVAIAALLYNGNGYLGLVVGTALFANTIVAVSIGGTVPLIVKRFGFDPAIASGPLLTTITDMCGFFLVLGIASQMIDKLTQ